The Anguilla anguilla isolate fAngAng1 chromosome 4, fAngAng1.pri, whole genome shotgun sequence genome has a window encoding:
- the LOC118226486 gene encoding transmembrane protein 68-like: protein MPHGNDSCMKGHETASYISCLIHLWEEWVGLGSLEDYFSYLDYLVWVFTPLAVVFILPFVIVLFLYLSILFLHVYKRKNELKEAYSNNLWDCARKTLATLWDGHATIWHGYEIHGLEKIPDKGPALIVYYHGAIPIDYYYFLANVIIQKGRTCHSVADHILFKIPGFKLLLEVFSVMHGPQEECVKALQNGHLLGISPGGVREALFSDETYPLLWGKRKGFAQVAIDSKVPIIPMFTQNVREGFRSLGTLSFFKWVYERFRLPIAPVYGGFPVKFRTYLGDPIPYDPNVTATELAEKAQQAVQSLIDRHQKIPGNVLRALLERFPRRRKEE from the exons ATGCCTCATGGGAATGACTCCTGCATGAAGGGACATGAAACGGCCAGTTATATCTCCTGCTTGATTCACCTGTGGGAGGAGTGGGTTGGACTGGGAAGTTTGGAAGATTACTTCAGCTACCTTGATTACTTGGTTTGGGTTTTCACCCCCTTAGCTGTTGTCTTCATCCTGCCCTTCGTTATTGTCCTGTTCCTGTACCTTTCCATCCTATTCCTCCATGTCTACAAGCGCAAGAATGAACTCAAAGAGGCATATTCCAACAACTTGTGGGACTGTGCAAGAAAAACACTGGCCACTCTGTGGGATGGACATGCGACTATATGGCATG GTTATGAAATACATGGTTTGGAGAAGATACCGGACAAAGGCCCGGCCCTTATTGTTTATTATCACGGAGCTATTCCAATAGACTATTATTACTTTCTGGCCAATGTCATCATTCAGAAGGGGAGAACCTGCCACTCTGTTGCCGACCACATACTCTTCAAGATTCCTG GGTTCaagctgctgctggaggtgttCAGCGTGATGCACGGGCCCCAGGAGGAGTGTGTGAAGGCCCTGCAGAACGGCCACCTCCTGGGCATCTCTCCGGGAGGGGTACGGGAGGCCCTGTTTAGCGATGAGACTTACCCTCTTCTGTGGGGCAAGCGCAAGGGATTTGCTCAAGTGGCTATCGATTCCAAAGTG CCCATAATTCCTATGTTTACACAAAATGTCAGAGAAGGATTTCGTTCTCTTGGAACTCTAA GTTTTTTCAAATGGGTGTATGAAAGATTTCGATTGCCAATTGCACCAGTATATGGAGGTTTTCCTGTGAAGTTTCGCACATACTTGGGTGATCCAATTCCATATGATCCTAATGTAACTGCAACTGAGTTAGCAGAAAAG GCACAGCAAGCAGTGCAGTCTCTTATTGACAGACACCAAAAAATACCTGGAAATGTTCTTCGGGCCCTTTTAGAAAGATTTCCCAGAAGACGCAAAGAAGAATAA